tctctctctctctctctctctctctctctctctctctctctctctctctctctctctctctcagtatgcGTTACAGTACCTCCGCTTGTTGCAGTATGCGTTACAGTGCCGCCGCTTGTTGCAGTATGCCTTACAGTGCCTCCGCTTGTTGCAATATGCGTCACAGTGCCTTCGCTTGTTGCAGTATGCGTCACAATGCCCCCGCTTGTTGCAGTATGCGTCACAGTGCCTCCGCTTGTTGCAGTATGCGTCACAGTGCCTCCGCTTGTTGCAGTATGCGTTACAGTGCCTCCGCTTGTTGCAGTATGCGTCACAATGCCCCCGCTTGTTGCAGTATGCGTCACAGTGCCTCCGCTTGTTGCAGTGTACGTTACAGGGCCCCCGCTTGTTGCAGTGTACGTTACAGTGACCCCGCTTGTTGCAGTATGCGTTACAGTGCTCCCGCTTGTTGCAGTATGCGTCACAATGCCCCCGCTTGTTGCAGTATGCGTTACAGTGCCTCCGCTTGTTGCAGTGTACGTTACAGGGCCCCCGCTTGTTGCAGTGTACGTTACGGTGACCCCGCTTGTTGCAGTATGTGTTACAGTGACCCCGCTTGTTGCAGTATGCGTTACAGTGCCCCCGCTTGTTGCAGTATGCGTCACAATGCCCCCGCTTGTTGCAGTATGCGTCACAGTGCCTCCGCTTGTTGCAGTGTACGTTACAGGACCCCCGCTTGTTGCAGTGTACGTTACAGTGACCCCGCTTGTTGCAGTGTACGTTACAGTGACCCCGCTTGTTGCAGTATGTGTTACAGTGCCCCCGCTTGTTGCAGTATGCGTCACAGTGCCTCCGCTTGTTGCAGTGTACGTTACAGGGCCCCCGCTTGTTGCAGTGTACGTTACGGTGACCCCGCTTGTTGCAGTATGTGTTACAGTGACCCCGCTTGTTGCAGTATGCGTTACAGTGCCCCCGCTTGTTGCAGTATGCGTCACAGTGCCCCCGCTTGTTGCAGTATGCGTCACAGTGCCTCCGCTTGTTGCAGTGTACGTTACAGGACCCCCGCTTGTTGCAGTGTACGTTACAGTGACCCCGCTTGTTGCAGTGTACGTTACAGTGACCCCGCTTGTTGCAGTATGTGTTACAGTGCCTCCGCTTGTTGCAGTATGCGTTACAGTGCCCCCGCTTGTTGCAGTATGCGTCACAATGCCCCCGCTTGTTGCAGTATGCGTCACAGTGCCTCCGCTTGTTGCAGTGTACGTTACAGGGCCCCCGCTTGTTGCAGTGTACGTTACAGTGACCCCGCTTTTTGCAGTATGTGTTACAGTGACCCCGCTTGTTGCAGTATGCGTTACAGTGCCCCCGCTTGTTGCAGTATGCGTCACAATGCCCCCGCTTGTTGCAGTATGCGTCACAGTGCCTCCGCTTGTTGTAGTGTACGTTACAGGGCCCCCGCTTGTTGCAGTGTACGTTACAGTGACCCCGCTTGTTGCAGTGTACGTTACAGTGACCCCGCGTGTTGCAGTATGTGTCACAGTGTCCCCGCTTGTTGCAGTGTACGTTACAGTGCCCCCGCAAGTTGCAGCATGCGTTACAGTGCCCCCGCTTGTTGCAGTATGCGCCACAGTGCCTCCGCTTGTTGTAGTATGCGTTACAGTGACCACCGCTTGTTGCAGTATGCGTCACAGTGCCTCAGCCTGTTGCAGTGTACGTTACAGTGCCGCCGCTTGTTGCAATGCATGTTACAGTGCCCCCGCTTGTTGCAGTGTACGTCACAGTGCCTCCGCTTGTTACAGTGTACGTCACCGTGCCTCCGCTTGTTGCAGTGTACGTTACAGTGCCCCCGCTTGTTGCAGTGCACGTTACAGTGACCCCGCGTGTTGCAGTGTACGTTACAGTGACCCCGCGTGTTGCAGTATGCATCACAGTACCTCCGCTTGTTGCAATGTACGTTACAGCGCCCTCGCAAGTTGCAGTATGTGTTACAGTGACGCCGCTTGTTGCAGTATGCGTTACGGTGACGCCGCTTGTTGCAGTATGCGTTACGGTGACCCCGCTTGTTGCAGTATTCGTCACAGTGCCCCCGCTTGTTGCACTATGCGTCACAGTGCCTCCGCTTGTTGCAGTGTACGTTACAGTGCCCTTGCTTGTTGCAGTGTACGTTGCAGTGACCCCGCTTGTTGCAGTGTACGTTACAGTGACCCCGCGTGTTGCGGTGTACGTTACAGTGACCCCGCTTGTTGTAGTGTACGTTACAGTGACCCCGCTTGTTGCAGTGTACCTTACAGTGCCCCCGCAAGTTGCAGTTTGCGTTACAGTGACCCCGCTTGTTGCAGTGTACGTTACAGTGCCCCCGCAAGTTGCAGTATGCGTTACAGTGCCTCCGCTTGTTGCAGTGTGCGTTACAATGTCCCCGCTTGTTGCAGTATGCGTTACAGTGCCCCGCTTATTGCAGTGTATGTTACAGTTCCCCGCTTGTTGCAGTATGCGTTACAGTTCCCCGCTTGTTGCAGTATGCGTTACAGTGCCCCTGCTATTGGAGTGTATGTTACCGTGACCTCGCTTATTGCAGTTAACTTTACAGTGACTGAGATCCATCTTGTATAGACTGACACGTGGTAATTGGGTCTTTATTGGATATCAAGATTCAGTAAGTGTACTGCACAGAGCGTCAATCGGGATTTCTACGAATCTCAAATGCGCGATAGAGCGATAGATAGAAAATGAATTAAAACTGTTCCACTTGTCTCCGATTGACGTCAGTACAAAGTTACTAACACAGAGAGAATGAATGGTTGAACACCGCATTACGTTGTTCATTAGCAGCTACCGTGTGTCAGGCGGGGTGGCCAGGGCAATACGCATGCTGTCTCTCAGAAAATTCGAAAAGTTTTCTGGTCTTACCAGATACCCTATATTAAGCGGCCttggtgtttttttctctttctaatCAGCTCTTCGTTATGTTTGGTTAGGTACGGCCCTCACAATGTAAAAATCCGCGGTTCCATCAAACAGCAAAAAGTctgacttttttgtttgttttggtttttgttttcgtttgggttttttgtgtgtgttgttgttgttgttattgttgttgttgttattgttttattggtttgtttatttgtttctttgtttgttgctggttttctttttttccattgaGAATAATTGCTTAGTACGAGTGTCAGTTAATGAAGTTCGACCATAAGACTTTTTACATATCAAAAATCCACAATCCAGCATGGAGATTGATCCCATTTGCACAGCATTGAAGGGGATGGAGGTGGTGTGGGTAGGTACGAAAAGCAGAAGGCATATATGGTTTTATGTTTCTCAACAGCAAGCTAATTcattcttgttttaaaatgtggctGAATAGTAAAGCTATTTGTGTTTTAAGACTACTCACACTCTACAAGCTATGATAGAAACGAAGCGACTAGTACAATTCTGATCTCCTAAGACTAATTCAAAGTTCTCGACAACCAAATTACATACTAGTGATCGTTGACCAAAATGGAATCTTGAGATctcactttaaagggacattcctgagtttgctgcattgtaagatgtttccgactaataaaatatttctacgattaaacttacatattaaatatattttctggtttagaatatcagtgtatgtatgttCAATATGTCTCTGATCGTCttgtaagaatcccaaactggatttggtcttcaaataatttcgtacgtacgaaataaaaagcaattttaggaaataaaataaaatttaacttagtacaaatattagaacgatcagaaacacgtttaatatacagccactaatattttatgcagaaaaagatagtgtatttgatatgtaattacagtcgttaaaaagtattttttagtCGATCACATCTTAAAATCCTTTTAAATGAACAATTGTGCtacattgctactaatgtaaaatacaaacacaactagtgTTTTAATAAATCGTTTATTTTTGCCATCATCTGGATCATCAACTGCCTTGTCTTGCTACAACATGTAAACCATGAAGaccatgtaaaacaaaaaaaactaaaataaaagataaacaaacaaacacattatttaaCACGAAAACATCATATCATTTTCGagagataatttggcaaacagTGAAATTTTACGAAAACacattttgacagtgattcgtgAGTGCATTTCatcacaactacatgtatattaattcgAATGAGTTCCGTCTtgtgttagttttgttttagtaaactagactgggagtggcagtcctccttgaGCAGTGCAGGAAGAATGCATTGTCCGGTAAAGATCTCCttaggagtggctgtcctcttatatacgaggcactagacagagattcatggaatcaacaaCTATTTGTCAAATTCCCATTCGACTcggcattgtgcagagatacggtcttgtaCATGGGTAAGGATTTTGTCGTTTAGATTTGTCTAGGTTAGGAACAGCGACTAAACGTTATTGaagacggaaggaaggaaatgttttatttaacgacgcactcagcacattttatttacggttatatggcgtcagacatggttaaggagcacacagatattgagagaggaaacccgctgtcgttacttcaagggctactcttttcgattagcagcaagggatcttttatatgcaccatcctacaagcaggatagtacataccacggcctttgttacaccagttgtggagcactggctggaacgagaaacagcgaacgctttaccactgggc
The sequence above is drawn from the Gigantopelta aegis isolate Gae_Host chromosome 6, Gae_host_genome, whole genome shotgun sequence genome and encodes:
- the LOC121374435 gene encoding NF-X1-type zinc finger protein NFXL1-like, whose protein sequence is MELLLFICVSSYRSINDLGIFVLASKTHWLFQDGSLSLLTPVPLVGGHCNAYYNKRRHCGAYCNKRGHCNACCNLRGHCNVHCNKRGHCDTYCNTRGHCNVHCNKRGHCNVHCNKRGPCNVHYNKRRHCDAYCNKRGHCDAYCNKRGHCNAYCNKRGHCNTYCKKRGHCNVHCNKRGPCNVHCNKRRHCDAYCNKRGHCDAYCNKRGHCNAYCNKRRHCNTYCNKRGHCNVHCNKRGHCNVHCNKRGSCNVHCNKRRHCDAYCNKRGHCDAYCNKRGHCNAYCNKRGHCNTYCNKRGHRNVHCNKRGPCNVHCNKRRHCDAYCNKRGHCNTYCNKRGHCNVHCNKRGHCNVHCNKRGSCNVHCNKRRHCDAYCNKRGHCDAYCNKRGHCNAYCNKRGHCNTYCNKRGHRNVHCNKRGPCNVHCNKRRHCNAYCNKRGHCDAYCNKREHCNAYCNKRGHCNVHCNKRGPCNVHCNKRRHCDAYCNKRGHCDAYCNKRRHCNAYCNKRRHCDAYCNKRRHCDAYCNKRGHCDAYCNKRRHCDAYCNKRRHCKAYCNKRRHCNAYCNKRRYCNAY